The proteins below are encoded in one region of Phaseolus vulgaris cultivar G19833 chromosome 1, P. vulgaris v2.0, whole genome shotgun sequence:
- the LOC137815475 gene encoding uncharacterized protein has translation MEAILGFQELEEAVKIGFQDSTKLETEEQKKKFEKHSKENKKTDCKARMLLHQCVSAVIFQKISKAESGKHIWDILEQTYGNTGRVKKVRLQSLRRKFELLSMTDQESVCDYFGKIQAIANSMRGYDEQLPDSKVVEKILRTLTPAFDHIVVEIEESKDLDEMTIEEL, from the coding sequence ATGGAAGCCATTCTTGGTTTTCAAGAATTAGAAGAAGCTGTCAAGATTGGGTTTCAAGATTCAACCAAGCTTGAAACAGaggagcaaaagaaaaagtttGAGAAGcattcaaaagaaaataaaaagactGATTGCAAGGCACGAATGTTACTGCATCAGTGTGTCTCAGCTgtcattttccagaaaatctcAAAAGCTGAATCTGGCAAGCATATTTGGGACATACTGGAACAGACCTATGGAAATACTGGTAGGGTTAAGAAGGTGAGGCTTCAATCACTCAGaagaaaatttgaattattGTCCATGACTGATCAAGAATCAGTGTGTGATTACTTTGGTAAAATCCAAGCAATTGCCAATTCCATGCGAGGCTATGATGAGCAGTTGCCTGATTCAAAGGTGGTTGAGAAGATTCTTAGAACTTTGACTCCTGCTTTTGATCACATTGTCGTGGAAATTGAAGAATCCAAGGATCTTGATGAAATGACAATAGAAGAACTCTAG